From Limisphaerales bacterium, one genomic window encodes:
- a CDS encoding amidohydrolase family protein has translation MKTWLPLFLAILTTTAAQPFDTVIANGRVLDPATELDAIRHIGITAGTIKSISKTPLKGKTVINAKGLVVAPGFIDLHQHGQTAEDYPYKAMDGVTTALELEVGTADVDLWYQRRKGKTPINFGVSIGHIPTRISVMGDQPAFLPPANSRGAKQRATPEQLATIKKKIEHGLRRGALAVGFGLQYTPEATQWEALEIFRVAAKFNASCHVHMRSKGLATGLNIYTAVHEVIALSAISGAPGHIVHIQSTGNLTTPALIEMIAAAQKRGLDVSCEVYPYTAGMTDIKSAIFDPGWRDRTKITYNNLQWVATGERLTKESFEKYRKQGGKVIVHANPESLVRKVVASPNTLIASDGFMGHPRNAGCFSRILGKYVRENNDLPLMLALKKCSLWPAQRLERCAPAFKKKGRLQIGADADIIIFDASKIIDNATFTDAAKHSSGIKYTLIHGVPVVKNGAFQKNVFPGKAARGAIR, from the coding sequence ATGAAAACTTGGCTCCCACTGTTCCTCGCGATCTTGACCACGACCGCCGCGCAACCCTTCGATACCGTCATCGCCAACGGCCGCGTGTTAGACCCCGCCACTGAACTTGACGCCATCCGTCACATCGGCATCACCGCCGGCACCATAAAATCTATTTCCAAAACCCCGCTCAAGGGCAAGACCGTCATCAACGCCAAAGGCCTCGTGGTCGCACCCGGATTTATCGACCTCCACCAACACGGCCAAACCGCGGAAGATTATCCGTACAAAGCCATGGACGGGGTGACAACCGCACTCGAGCTGGAAGTCGGCACGGCAGATGTCGACCTTTGGTACCAGCGACGCAAAGGCAAAACCCCCATCAACTTTGGCGTCAGCATCGGCCACATCCCCACGCGCATCAGCGTGATGGGTGACCAACCGGCGTTTCTGCCGCCGGCCAATTCACGCGGGGCAAAACAGCGTGCCACCCCGGAACAACTGGCCACCATCAAAAAGAAAATCGAGCACGGCCTCCGACGAGGCGCATTGGCGGTCGGGTTCGGCCTGCAATACACGCCCGAGGCCACCCAATGGGAGGCACTCGAAATCTTTCGCGTCGCAGCAAAATTCAACGCCTCTTGCCACGTCCATATGCGCAGCAAAGGATTGGCGACCGGATTAAATATTTACACCGCCGTGCACGAGGTCATCGCACTCTCTGCCATTAGCGGTGCACCCGGTCACATTGTGCACATTCAAAGCACCGGCAATCTCACCACCCCTGCACTCATTGAAATGATTGCCGCCGCACAGAAACGCGGGCTCGATGTGTCGTGTGAAGTTTACCCCTACACGGCGGGCATGACCGATATCAAGTCAGCCATCTTCGACCCGGGCTGGCGTGACCGCACAAAAATCACCTACAACAATTTACAATGGGTCGCGACCGGTGAACGGCTCACCAAAGAATCATTTGAAAAATATCGCAAACAAGGCGGCAAAGTCATCGTGCATGCCAACCCGGAAAGCCTCGTGCGAAAAGTGGTGGCGAGCCCGAACACGTTGATTGCCAGCGACGGATTTATGGGGCATCCGCGAAATGCCGGCTGCTTTTCACGCATTCTTGGCAAATACGTCCGCGAAAATAACGATTTACCACTCATGCTCGCGCTAAAAAAATGTTCGCTGTGGCCCGCGCAACGGTTGGAACGATGCGCGCCTGCGTTTAAGAAAAAAGGGCGACTGCAAATTGGGGCCGACGCAGACATCATTATTTTCGATGCCTCAAAAATCATCGACAACGCCACCTTCACTGACGCTGCGAAACATTCCAGCGGGATCAAATACACCCTCATCCACGGAGTGCCGGTGGTGAAAAACGGGGCGTTCCAGAAAAATGTTTTTCCGGGAAAAGCCGCACGCGGAGCGATCCGCTGA
- the pheS gene encoding phenylalanine--tRNA ligase subunit alpha, giving the protein MSLLDEIEPLKAEALAELNAATDQAALDQAKGIWLGPQGRFTGLMKQMGSLSKEERPLAGKSVNAAKGELEAALQTARDRIELAAAAPIEPTDFTAPGRHRALGKLHPLTQVTEDIVKSFRKLGFAVADGPEVEDEYHCFDALNTPADHPARDAQDTFYVATDGRPLLRTHTSSVQIRVMKEQKPPVRIIVPGRVYRRDTADATHNPTFHQVEGLYIDKNVTVADLKGTVEFVFRDLMGPKTQIRFRPHYFSYTEPSFEIDFANSLTRKMGKDWLEIAGCGMVHPAVLEEVDLDPEEWTGWAFGFGIERIAMLRYGINDIRLFYENDLRFLRQF; this is encoded by the coding sequence ATGTCATTGCTTGATGAAATCGAACCATTGAAGGCTGAGGCTTTGGCGGAGCTAAACGCCGCCACCGACCAAGCCGCGCTCGACCAAGCCAAGGGCATCTGGCTTGGTCCGCAAGGCCGTTTCACAGGCCTCATGAAACAGATGGGCTCGCTCAGCAAAGAAGAGCGCCCGCTCGCGGGGAAATCCGTTAACGCCGCCAAAGGCGAACTCGAGGCTGCTCTGCAAACCGCCCGCGATCGCATCGAGTTAGCCGCCGCCGCACCCATCGAACCCACGGATTTCACCGCGCCCGGACGCCATCGCGCACTCGGCAAGCTGCATCCGCTCACGCAAGTGACTGAGGATATCGTCAAGAGCTTTCGCAAACTCGGTTTCGCCGTCGCCGATGGCCCCGAGGTGGAAGACGAGTATCATTGCTTCGATGCCCTCAACACCCCCGCCGATCATCCCGCCCGTGACGCGCAGGATACTTTTTATGTGGCCACCGATGGCCGGCCACTCCTTCGCACTCACACATCCAGCGTGCAAATCCGTGTGATGAAGGAACAGAAACCGCCCGTGCGAATCATCGTGCCCGGCCGCGTGTATCGCCGGGACACCGCCGACGCGACGCACAACCCCACCTTCCACCAAGTCGAAGGATTGTACATCGACAAAAACGTCACCGTCGCCGACCTCAAAGGCACGGTCGAATTTGTCTTCCGCGATTTGATGGGGCCAAAAACTCAAATCCGTTTTCGCCCGCACTATTTTAGTTACACCGAGCCCAGTTTCGAAATTGATTTCGCCAACTCACTCACCCGCAAGATGGGCAAAGACTGGCTCGAAATCGCCGGCTGCGGAATGGTGCACCCGGCGGTCTTGGAGGAAGTCGACCTCGACCCCGAAGAATGGACCGGCTGGGCCTTCGGCTTCGGCATCGAACGCATCGCCATGCTTCGCTATGGCATCAACGACATTCGCCTCTTTTACGAAAACGACCTGCGGTTTCTCCGCCAATTTTAG
- a CDS encoding acetylxylan esterase: protein MKKFFLSPRIGAIVLCVFQFTILQSVWAALLNTPGDKIFAAYFKHQTDQIASRSLSKIKTIEDWNAQKKTYRQQMHEMLGLDPMPPRTPLKATVTGKLHHKEFEIWKVHFQSKPGLYVTANLYVPNGIKDPAPTILYVCGHGRVKKNGVSYGNKVHYQHHGVWFARNGFVCLVIDTLQLGEIEGIHHGTYNHDMWWWNSRGYSSAAVEAWNCIRALDYLETLNFVDKNRFGVTGRSGGGAYSWWVSVLDERIKASAPVAGIADLKNHVYAGFPNSGRLAHGVVEGHCDCMFHVNTFRWDFPQVAALVAPRPLLILNTDDDRIFPLDGVTRVFNGARKIYDLHGARDKLGLVIIPGGHSDTQPLRVPAFNWFNKHLKGKESPITITAEKLFEPEQLRVFKKLPADEINTKIQDSFIGVASGKERLKPDKALAQLRAKTFRGWPSESGNLNLKKAFDLNHKGVRFAAYDFDSQDKIRLRMYVAHHAGLKNLSTVHVEVLGEENWRNYLKLGRPAFAGVWAEELKLAGIKADAPVTAKMGQALEQQLNHIRKQSEVVYITFMPRGVGLTTLSADERHITQTRRRFMLLGQTLAGMQVWDVRRCLQAVQALPGFERSRTELWGKGNMASVVTLASLYEPFIGRLNLSEYPKDDKVQPDYLNISRIATPKQILGLAALRSSVHLLDKKK, encoded by the coding sequence ATGAAAAAATTTTTCCTCTCACCAAGAATCGGAGCGATTGTGCTTTGTGTTTTTCAATTCACAATTCTTCAATCTGTCTGGGCCGCGTTGCTCAATACCCCCGGCGACAAAATATTCGCGGCGTACTTCAAGCACCAAACGGATCAAATTGCTTCACGATCACTTTCGAAAATCAAAACAATCGAAGATTGGAACGCACAGAAAAAAACGTATCGCCAACAGATGCATGAAATGCTGGGGTTAGATCCGATGCCTCCGCGGACGCCACTGAAAGCCACGGTCACCGGTAAACTGCACCATAAGGAATTTGAAATTTGGAAGGTGCACTTTCAATCCAAGCCAGGTCTTTACGTCACCGCCAATCTGTATGTGCCCAACGGCATCAAGGATCCTGCACCGACGATTCTTTATGTGTGCGGTCATGGGCGTGTGAAAAAGAATGGGGTGAGCTACGGCAACAAGGTGCATTATCAGCACCATGGCGTTTGGTTCGCGCGCAATGGGTTTGTGTGTTTGGTGATCGACACGCTGCAGCTTGGGGAGATTGAGGGCATCCATCACGGCACTTACAATCACGATATGTGGTGGTGGAATTCGCGCGGCTATTCCTCCGCCGCCGTGGAGGCGTGGAATTGCATTCGCGCGCTGGATTATTTGGAAACGCTAAACTTTGTAGACAAAAACCGTTTCGGCGTCACCGGTCGCAGCGGCGGCGGTGCGTATAGTTGGTGGGTTTCTGTGCTCGACGAACGCATCAAAGCTTCCGCGCCGGTAGCCGGCATTGCGGATTTGAAAAATCACGTGTACGCAGGGTTTCCCAACAGCGGCCGCCTAGCCCACGGCGTGGTGGAGGGGCATTGTGACTGCATGTTTCATGTGAACACATTTCGCTGGGATTTCCCTCAAGTGGCTGCGCTTGTCGCCCCGCGTCCGTTGTTGATCCTCAACACCGATGATGACCGCATTTTTCCGCTCGATGGCGTGACGCGGGTGTTTAATGGCGCCCGCAAAATTTACGACCTCCACGGTGCGCGAGACAAGCTCGGGCTGGTCATCATCCCCGGCGGACACAGCGACACGCAACCATTGCGCGTGCCGGCGTTTAACTGGTTCAACAAACATTTGAAAGGCAAAGAATCGCCGATTACTATTACTGCGGAGAAGCTTTTTGAGCCGGAGCAATTGCGGGTTTTCAAAAAACTACCTGCCGATGAAATCAACACAAAGATTCAAGACAGCTTCATCGGCGTGGCCAGTGGAAAGGAGCGGCTTAAGCCGGATAAAGCTTTGGCTCAATTACGCGCCAAGACATTTCGCGGTTGGCCTTCTGAATCCGGAAATTTGAATCTCAAAAAAGCCTTTGACTTGAATCACAAGGGAGTGCGTTTTGCGGCTTACGATTTTGACAGTCAGGACAAGATTCGACTGCGCATGTATGTGGCCCATCACGCGGGATTAAAAAATCTGTCTACCGTCCACGTCGAGGTTTTGGGTGAGGAGAACTGGCGTAATTATTTGAAGCTGGGGCGCCCCGCCTTTGCTGGAGTTTGGGCTGAGGAATTAAAACTGGCTGGGATCAAGGCGGATGCACCCGTCACTGCCAAGATGGGGCAGGCGCTGGAACAGCAGCTCAACCACATCCGCAAACAATCCGAAGTGGTTTACATTACGTTTATGCCGCGTGGCGTTGGCTTGACCACGTTGAGCGCCGACGAGCGCCACATCACTCAAACGCGTCGCCGCTTTATGCTGCTCGGGCAAACGCTGGCGGGTATGCAGGTTTGGGATGTTCGACGGTGTCTCCAAGCGGTTCAGGCGCTGCCGGGTTTTGAGCGTTCGCGAACCGAACTATGGGGCAAAGGAAACATGGCCAGTGTGGTGACGCTCGCCTCATTGTACGAACCGTTCATCGGCCGGCTCAATCTCAGCGAATATCCGAAAGATGATAAAGTGCAGCCCGATTACTTGAATATTTCACGCATCGCCACGCCCAAGCAAATTCTGGGGCTCGCCGCGCTGCGGTCTTCGGTGCATTTGCTGGATAAGAAAAAGTGA
- a CDS encoding PQQ-binding-like beta-propeller repeat protein: MYLIRMIGALALLASTLRADNWPAWRGPLGTGVCAEKNFPTKWAVKQNTKWRVPLPERGNSSPVVWGHQVFITQAIEAQGLRQLICFDRRTGRQLWKSEVEYKVKEPTHRTNPFCSASPVTDGKHVIVSHASAGLFCYDMKGKQLWSRDLGEQHHVWGNAASPVIHGDLCILNFGPGERTFLVAVSLKDGSTVWQHDEPGGSSGIPIEGGARGKWVGSWTTPILMNAKSGPQLVMSYPNRVAAFDPLKGRELWTCAGLNPLIYTSPIYGNGIVVAMGGFRGTAMGVRAGGMGDVTKTHQLWTRPREKQRIGSGVLVNGHIYILNEDGVAQCIEARKGKEVWAERLRGPGGNGKSWSSMVAAGDKLYAINQSGDAFILRAAPRYQLLAVNSLGEMTQSSMAFSNGEIFIRTYKSLWCISGE; encoded by the coding sequence ATGTACCTGATTCGAATGATTGGCGCGTTGGCACTTTTAGCCTCTACTCTCCGCGCGGATAATTGGCCGGCTTGGCGCGGACCATTGGGCACGGGGGTTTGTGCGGAGAAAAATTTCCCCACGAAGTGGGCGGTGAAGCAAAACACCAAGTGGCGCGTGCCGTTGCCGGAGCGCGGGAATTCGTCGCCGGTGGTGTGGGGTCATCAGGTTTTTATTACGCAAGCCATCGAGGCGCAGGGGCTGCGGCAATTGATTTGTTTTGATCGCCGCACGGGCCGGCAGCTTTGGAAATCAGAGGTGGAATACAAAGTGAAGGAGCCGACGCATCGGACGAATCCCTTCTGTTCCGCTTCGCCGGTGACCGATGGCAAGCACGTGATCGTGTCGCACGCTTCGGCGGGATTATTCTGCTACGATATGAAGGGGAAACAATTGTGGAGCCGCGACCTCGGCGAGCAGCATCACGTGTGGGGTAATGCGGCTTCGCCGGTGATTCATGGCGATTTGTGCATCCTTAACTTTGGCCCCGGCGAGCGGACGTTTTTGGTTGCGGTGAGTTTGAAAGACGGCTCGACCGTTTGGCAGCACGATGAACCCGGAGGCAGTTCGGGCATTCCAATTGAAGGCGGCGCGCGCGGCAAATGGGTGGGCTCGTGGACGACTCCAATTTTAATGAACGCCAAAAGCGGGCCGCAGTTGGTTATGAGTTATCCCAATCGCGTGGCGGCGTTTGATCCGCTAAAGGGGCGCGAGCTGTGGACTTGCGCGGGGCTTAATCCATTGATTTATACTTCACCGATTTATGGGAACGGCATCGTGGTGGCGATGGGCGGGTTTCGCGGTACGGCGATGGGCGTGCGTGCCGGTGGCATGGGCGACGTGACAAAAACCCACCAACTCTGGACGCGTCCACGCGAAAAGCAACGCATCGGTTCCGGGGTATTGGTGAACGGCCACATTTATATTTTGAACGAAGACGGCGTGGCCCAGTGCATCGAGGCGCGCAAGGGCAAAGAGGTGTGGGCCGAGCGCCTGCGCGGCCCTGGCGGGAACGGAAAATCATGGTCATCGATGGTGGCGGCGGGCGATAAGCTTTACGCCATCAATCAATCAGGTGATGCGTTCATTCTGCGCGCCGCACCGCGATATCAGTTGTTGGCGGTGAATTCGTTAGGCGAAATGACGCAGTCGTCGATGGCGTTTTCCAATGGCGAAATATTCATTCGCACTTACAAAAGCCTTTGGTGCATTAGCGGCGAGTAA
- a CDS encoding phenylalanine--tRNA ligase subunit beta, translating to MKVTYNWLKEYVDFEWSAEELAERITMLGVEVEGIEETGGAFDGIVVGQVVVRDKHPNADKLTLCKVTDGKSELQIVCGATNFQAGDKVALAQVGTSMPVEAGEKPFVLKEGKIRGELSQGMMCSGRELKLNDDHEGILILPATAQLGQPYAEHLGRAGKDVVFDLEVTPNRPDLNGVIGLAREIAALTGNPLKRPEIPLNVSNEKADNLVAVQINDSDLCPRYNARVIRGVKIGPSPDWLRARLESIGIRPISNVVDVTNFVMMETGQPLHAFDLHLLAKVDGKPTVVVRRANAGEKFTTLDEAEHELRADNLLIADPEKGIALAGVMGGMNTEINDTTQDVLLETAYFNPQNIRATSKATKLQTDASYRFERGADLGVTDWASQRAAQLIAETAGGTVAEGAVDEFPIKPEPVEIKLRHARTDALLGITIEPSKAVGYLEGLGLETVSSDDDAAIFRIPTWRVDLKREVDLIEEVCRVHGVDEIPATLPMGCRGENEFDATQDAIAETRGILAGLGLNEAQGQSLISDTAAQLASSDIVELEYPLSSDMNVLRPSLLPGLLDSLRNNLTRQNHDVALFEIGRVFAPNQPEHRTLALLLTGKRHAAFWRGEDDKIDAMDLKGAVEALLDNLGVFGVQYERRTEATALFLESAELRMGNNVIGQMGQLLPPLGKKYEARDAVFLAELNLDMLLQRRTTNKSFKSLPQFPASERDVAMLVSDFVTHSDVLAVVKKTKPANLVDTQLFDVFRGKNVPDGQKSLAYSFTYRNAEKTLTDKDVNSAHDSLVMAFKSTLGATIRDN from the coding sequence ATGAAGGTTACTTATAATTGGCTCAAAGAATACGTCGATTTTGAATGGTCGGCGGAAGAACTCGCTGAGCGGATCACGATGCTCGGCGTGGAGGTCGAAGGCATTGAAGAAACAGGCGGCGCGTTTGATGGAATTGTGGTGGGGCAAGTGGTCGTGCGCGACAAGCATCCCAACGCTGATAAATTGACGCTCTGCAAAGTGACCGATGGCAAAAGCGAACTGCAAATAGTTTGCGGTGCCACAAACTTTCAAGCGGGAGACAAAGTGGCATTGGCGCAGGTCGGCACGTCAATGCCGGTTGAAGCGGGCGAAAAACCCTTCGTGCTCAAAGAGGGGAAAATCCGTGGCGAATTGTCGCAGGGGATGATGTGTTCCGGTCGCGAACTAAAACTTAACGACGACCACGAAGGCATTTTGATTTTGCCGGCCACCGCCCAACTGGGCCAGCCCTATGCCGAACACCTCGGCCGTGCGGGGAAGGATGTGGTTTTTGATTTGGAAGTGACGCCCAACCGCCCCGACCTCAACGGCGTCATCGGCCTCGCACGCGAGATTGCCGCGCTTACCGGCAACCCGCTGAAGCGCCCGGAAATCCCACTCAACGTCTCGAATGAAAAAGCCGATAACCTGGTGGCGGTCCAAATCAATGATTCCGATCTTTGCCCGCGATACAACGCGCGTGTGATTCGCGGTGTGAAAATTGGCCCGAGCCCCGATTGGCTCCGCGCTCGGCTGGAAAGCATCGGCATTCGCCCCATCAGCAATGTGGTGGATGTCACCAATTTCGTGATGATGGAAACCGGCCAACCGCTGCACGCCTTTGATTTGCATTTGCTTGCTAAGGTCGACGGCAAACCCACCGTCGTCGTGCGCCGCGCCAATGCTGGCGAAAAATTCACCACGCTCGATGAAGCTGAGCACGAGTTGCGCGCCGACAACCTCCTCATTGCCGATCCCGAAAAAGGCATCGCGCTGGCCGGCGTAATGGGCGGGATGAACACGGAAATCAACGACACCACGCAGGATGTGCTGTTGGAAACGGCGTATTTCAATCCGCAAAATATCCGCGCCACCTCGAAAGCCACCAAATTGCAAACTGATGCGAGTTACCGTTTCGAGCGCGGCGCGGACCTCGGCGTCACCGACTGGGCCAGCCAACGCGCCGCTCAGTTAATCGCCGAAACCGCTGGCGGCACTGTGGCCGAGGGCGCGGTAGATGAATTTCCGATCAAGCCTGAACCGGTTGAAATCAAATTACGCCACGCGCGCACCGACGCGTTGCTGGGCATCACCATTGAGCCTTCGAAAGCGGTCGGGTATTTGGAAGGGCTCGGTTTGGAAACAGTTTCGAGCGATGACGATGCCGCGATCTTCCGCATACCCACGTGGCGTGTGGATTTGAAACGCGAGGTGGATCTCATCGAGGAAGTGTGCCGTGTGCACGGTGTGGATGAGATTCCTGCAACGCTGCCGATGGGGTGTCGTGGCGAAAATGAATTTGATGCCACGCAAGATGCGATTGCCGAAACACGCGGCATCCTCGCCGGTCTTGGCCTTAATGAAGCCCAAGGCCAATCGCTCATTAGTGACACCGCTGCACAGCTGGCCTCCAGTGACATCGTGGAATTGGAGTATCCACTCTCCAGTGATATGAACGTCTTGCGGCCGAGTTTGTTGCCGGGCTTGCTCGATTCGCTTCGCAATAACTTGACGCGACAAAACCACGATGTGGCGTTATTCGAAATTGGCCGTGTGTTTGCACCGAATCAACCCGAGCATCGGACGCTTGCGCTGTTGCTCACCGGCAAGCGCCACGCCGCCTTTTGGCGGGGCGAAGATGACAAGATCGACGCGATGGATTTGAAAGGCGCGGTGGAAGCGCTGCTCGATAATCTTGGCGTGTTTGGCGTGCAATACGAACGGCGCACAGAAGCTACGGCGTTGTTTCTTGAATCGGCTGAATTGAGAATGGGCAACAATGTCATCGGTCAAATGGGGCAGCTACTGCCGCCGCTGGGTAAAAAATACGAAGCACGCGATGCCGTTTTTCTTGCCGAGTTGAATCTCGATATGTTGCTCCAACGCCGTACCACCAATAAATCTTTCAAATCGCTGCCGCAATTCCCCGCGAGCGAACGCGATGTGGCAATGCTTGTGTCCGATTTTGTGACGCATTCCGACGTGCTCGCCGTTGTGAAAAAAACCAAGCCCGCTAATCTTGTTGACACGCAACTCTTCGATGTCTTCCGGGGAAAAAACGTGCCCGATGGTCAAAAGAGCCTCGCCTATTCATTCACCTATCGCAACGCGGAGAAGACTCTCACCGACAAAGACGTCAACAGCGCCCACGATTCATTGGTGATGGCGTTCAAATCCACGCTCGGCGCCACCATTCGCGACAACTAA
- a CDS encoding PQQ-binding-like beta-propeller repeat protein, whose amino-acid sequence MGILKSLLVVTIVGNAGAADNWPQFRGPDAMGVAEHADLPDRWSATENVVWKQDVPGRGWSSPVVWGKRVFLTTVVTEGKAWEARKGLYFGGERFKPPTGKHHWKVICLSLETGKVDWEQTVHSGTPQSSIHIKNSYASETPITDGERVYAYFGNQGLYCYTVGGEFLWKQEWPAVKTRFGWGLAASPVLHQGRLYIVNDNEQQSFLVALDAKTGREIWKVKREGEKSNWSTPFIWKNELRTEIITPGSHKNRAYNLDGKLLYQFSGNSSITIATPYAKFGLLYVTSGYVGDRRKPVFAIRPGARGDISLKSDEDSNQYVAWCQRRGGPYNPSTIVYGDLMYVLLDRGLVACYEASTGKHVFGPERVVPRSGAFTSSPWAYSGKIFFLDESGATYVLKAGREFKLLRANRLNPKEDMCMATPALVGGKLLIRTDARVYCFSNSKK is encoded by the coding sequence ATGGGCATTCTGAAATCACTTTTGGTTGTCACGATAGTTGGCAATGCCGGCGCGGCGGACAATTGGCCACAGTTTCGCGGGCCTGATGCGATGGGTGTGGCCGAGCACGCGGATTTGCCGGATCGTTGGAGCGCTACGGAAAATGTCGTTTGGAAACAGGACGTTCCCGGCCGCGGATGGTCCTCGCCGGTGGTGTGGGGCAAGCGGGTATTTCTCACCACGGTGGTTACCGAGGGCAAGGCTTGGGAGGCACGCAAGGGTTTATATTTCGGTGGCGAACGGTTTAAGCCGCCGACGGGCAAACATCATTGGAAAGTGATTTGCCTGAGCCTTGAGACCGGCAAAGTGGATTGGGAGCAAACCGTGCACTCGGGCACCCCGCAGAGCAGCATCCACATCAAAAACAGCTACGCCTCCGAGACGCCAATCACTGATGGCGAGCGCGTGTACGCCTACTTTGGAAATCAGGGTCTCTATTGTTATACGGTGGGTGGAGAATTTTTGTGGAAACAAGAATGGCCCGCGGTCAAGACGCGTTTCGGCTGGGGGCTCGCCGCCTCGCCGGTGTTGCATCAGGGGCGTTTGTACATTGTGAACGACAACGAGCAGCAATCTTTTCTCGTGGCATTGGATGCAAAAACCGGCCGGGAAATTTGGAAAGTAAAACGCGAGGGAGAGAAGAGCAACTGGTCCACGCCGTTTATTTGGAAAAATGAATTGCGCACGGAAATTATCACGCCGGGTTCGCACAAAAATCGGGCGTACAATCTGGACGGCAAGTTGCTGTATCAGTTCAGCGGGAATTCCTCCATCACCATCGCCACGCCGTATGCGAAGTTTGGTTTGTTGTACGTAACTTCAGGCTACGTGGGCGATCGCCGGAAGCCGGTGTTCGCTATCCGCCCCGGGGCAAGAGGCGACATTTCACTCAAATCCGATGAGGACAGCAACCAGTACGTCGCCTGGTGCCAGCGCCGCGGCGGGCCGTACAATCCTTCCACAATTGTGTACGGCGATCTTATGTACGTTCTGTTAGATCGTGGGCTTGTTGCCTGTTACGAGGCCAGCACCGGCAAGCATGTTTTCGGGCCCGAACGGGTAGTGCCCCGGAGCGGGGCCTTCACCAGCTCGCCTTGGGCATATAGCGGCAAAATCTTTTTCCTCGATGAAAGCGGCGCAACCTATGTGTTGAAAGCCGGTCGCGAATTCAAACTGCTCCGCGCCAATAGGTTGAATCCCAAAGAGGATATGTGCATGGCCACTCCGGCACTTGTGGGGGGCAAGCTACTGATTCGCACGGATGCGCGGGTTTATTGCTTCAGCAATTCCAAAAAGTAG
- a CDS encoding aldolase has protein sequence MQTNTTKQKLNNGETVYGAFFRTPDNSLIELQGYLGWDFLVLDGEHGTLQPRDVEDQCRACELHGVTPIARATTNEQSIILRFMDTGVQGALIPFVNTAADAERAVQSIKYQPRGQRGLAGIRAADFGRTGPLGDYVKKANAETLVIAQIETTEGLDNLDEIVKADDVDVIFIGPNDLANSLGHPGNIPHPDVQAAMDKIAETTLAAGKILGLMIYNSEGARQWRDKGARFITVPFEAIMTTAVTNFLDEAKQ, from the coding sequence ATGCAAACCAACACCACCAAACAAAAACTCAACAATGGCGAAACGGTTTATGGCGCGTTCTTCCGCACGCCAGACAACAGCCTCATCGAACTGCAGGGCTACCTCGGCTGGGATTTTCTCGTACTCGACGGCGAACACGGCACGCTGCAGCCGCGCGACGTTGAGGACCAATGCCGCGCCTGCGAACTGCACGGCGTGACGCCCATCGCCCGCGCCACAACCAACGAGCAGTCCATCATTTTGCGCTTCATGGACACCGGCGTGCAGGGCGCACTGATCCCTTTCGTAAACACCGCCGCCGACGCCGAGCGCGCCGTGCAGTCCATCAAGTACCAGCCGCGCGGCCAACGCGGCCTCGCCGGCATCCGTGCTGCCGACTTCGGCCGCACCGGCCCGCTCGGCGATTATGTTAAAAAAGCCAACGCCGAAACCTTGGTTATCGCCCAAATCGAGACCACCGAGGGGCTCGATAATCTGGATGAAATCGTAAAGGCCGACGATGTGGACGTCATCTTCATCGGCCCCAACGACCTTGCCAATTCACTCGGCCACCCCGGCAACATCCCCCACCCCGACGTTCAGGCCGCGATGGACAAAATCGCCGAAACTACCCTCGCCGCAGGCAAAATCCTCGGACTCATGATTTACAACAGCGAAGGCGCCCGCCAATGGCGCGACAAAGGGGCGCGTTTTATCACCGTCCCCTTCGAAGCAATCATGACCACCGCCGTGACAAACTTTTTGGATGAAGCGAAACAATGA